In Larimichthys crocea isolate SSNF chromosome VII, L_crocea_2.0, whole genome shotgun sequence, the genomic stretch gacggagagtgtagaggagacaaggagacaagaggagacgGAGAGTGTAGAGGAGACAAGGGGAGGAGACGAGGAAAGGAGACAAGGGGACAAGGTTTTTGTACCTCAGCGTCTTCTTCTCTCTCGTTAAATCATCCTCACTCTTCTGTCCGTCCAGACCAGGACCAGACTCTGGACTCAGTCCGTCCTGTGGGCCAGGCCCGGTGCCGTCCTCCTCTTTGGACCTGGACCTTGTTGACCCGTCCTCTGTCTGTCGGATCAAACTTTCTTTTGGATCCAGCGACATGTTGCCATCTGTCTTAGACCAGGACACAGAGTCCACATGTGGTCCTTCCTGTGTCCTTCCTGTGAGACCCTGAAGCTATCTTTGGTTCTGGATCAGACTTTGATTTTGGACTCTGGCCCACCACGGTGTCCTCGGGTTCCCCTCTGCGGGGCCGGAGGGGCTCCCCCGTCCTCTTTGTGGAGGCCCGGTTCTGCTCCTGCATCTCAAACAGCTCGTTGGCTCCGTTGTCCATTTTAACTCCGACGTGTCCAAACGGATCAGGACCAGAGGAGCCCGGGGTGCTGGTCTGCGGGGCCGAGGATCCTGGTTCTGGTCTGCTGTTCTCTGTGGTGGCTCCTGGTTCAGGTCTGGTGGGTCGGGCGGTGGTCAGCGGGTGTCCTGACGGAGGAAACGTTACCATGGAAACTTCACAGCGGTAACCACGGAAACCTCGACGACACACGCAGCGGTTCGACTGTCGACACAACGCGTTGTTATGGCAACGAGGGAGACACCTGGCTacaaggagacgaggagaggagacaaagagaggagacaaagagaggagacgaggagaggagatgaggaggagacgaggagaggagatgaggagaggagacgaggagaggagacaaggagaggagaggaggagaggagacaaggagaggagacaaggagaggagacgaggagaggagacgaggagatgaggagaggagacaaggagaggagacaaggagaggagacaaggatCTCTCTTAATAAACTTAATAAAGTTttaacatttagcatgttagcttagcatacagctaagagctaacagagctaggCTAACATTACTTTGCACTGActtgggtcaaaggtcaaaggtgtgtgtgtgtgtgtgcgtgtgtgtgtgttttcaggacaATGTGACCAAACAGTAAAGCTTTACTACTGTGTAAATCTGTTTCCATTCACGAGTTTCTGAAGGACTTTCACAGCCGAGCTGAATAAtccagacctgtgtgtgtgtgtgtgtgtgtgtgtgtgtgtgtgtgtgagagagtgtgtgtgtgagtgagtgagagtgtgagtgtgtgtgtgtgtgtgagagtgtgtgtgtgtgtgtgtgctagcaTTTTGCTAACGTCTTtgctgaacaaacagaaccagagtGTCTGTGTGCTTCTCCATCAGGTCTGCATGTGGATCATATAAAGTCCACATCAGGTCCAGAACCTGTAAATCCCTGAAGTGGTTCTGATCCCGTCATAAATCCACATCTGAAGACTCCTCGCACTTTGAGCCGAGTCATAAAACATCGACGTCTGCATGACTCGACACATCTGCCAGCCGACCAATCACAGCGCCTTCGTCCACCTGTACTCACGTTTGGTGCATCGTCTGGTTTTAGGCGACAGCGTCCATCCGACACAACAGCGAGCTCCACAGACACGAGGCCTGCAGACAGAGTTCATATTGATTATCAATCATTATAATTAATGAGAATTTATATTCAATTATTATACACATTTTATTATCAATCAACAATCCAACGAGCAACTGCAACCGATTGGTCAATGAGACTTCACAGCTGAGtgtaacaggaagtgtgtgtttgacctcaGAGACTGtggacagtctgcagggacgtctcagagactacgtccaggttttagacagtctgccgggacgtcccggagactacgtccaggtttcagacagtctgcatggacgtcacggagactacgtccaggtttcagacagtctgcggggacgtcacggagactacgtccaggttttagacagtctgccgggacgtcacggagactacgtccaggttttagacagtctgcaggacgtcacggagactacgtccaggttttagacagtctgcaggacgtcacagagactacgtccaggttatagacagtctgcggggacgtcacagagactacgtccaggttttagacagtctgcggggacgtctcagagactacgtccaggttttagacagtctgcaggacgtcacagagattaCGGCCAGGTTATAGGACAGGTGCGGGGACGTCCGGAGGACTagtgtccaggttttagacagtctgcggggacgtaacagagactacgtccagtttttagtgTCATCTGATTCAGATTTGATGATTGAAACTCGTCCACAGGACGGACAGGACGCTGCGTGGACACAAGGATTTAATCATTACTCACAGTGTGATGGTTGTATTGTATCAGCAGATGAGGccccgacacacacagacagactggagTCTGTATTTAATGTACAGTACACCACTGCTGTACTCGAGTACTtctacttcactgtccatcagactgagctaacagcagctaacagactagctaacatgagctaacagcagctaaagacCGAGCTAACTGagaacagcagctaacaactgagctacaTGATCAAcgcagctacagctgtcagcagtttacttcactgtcatccataaactctgtaatcacagagagttgaggcggagcagccggaggacatcagagggaaaaccagaaaacatttcctccataaaaatatgatccagtttcaccagaatcaggtgaaatagttgctgctgtgtgactcttCGTGCCGAAAGCGTTACgacttctcccgacccggagcccagTTACATAGTGTGGAGaaacagacgtacgaatgacagagacaccgttcacctgatcacaggtcagtgtgggtcacctgatcacaggtcagtgtgggtcacctgatcacaggtcagtgtgggtcacctgatcacaggtcagagtgggtcacctgatcacaggtcagagtgggtcacctgatcacaggtcagtgtgggtcacctgatcacaggtcagtgtgggtcagcaggAGTTAAACTCTGAGCtcggtgtgtcagatttgtcacaacaacaaaccaacacTGTCAAGtaaatgaagtaaaagtacaagatTAACTCGAGTAGCTGAGTAAAAGTACGTGGCGTCAGTACTGTTTGGGTCCAGGTTCAGTTCTTGAAGTTCACAGAAACTCTGTCTCGCCCACTCAGTCGCTCGGCGaccatcttcatcttcaaacGAGCCTTTCTTCTCGGAGCGGGAACACTGAAGGCGTCTGTCGGCTTCAACCTTTCATCTGCCGACAGCTACAGGAGCCCACTGAGGACATTTCACCTCcgacacactgacagaaaccAACTGtttaactgtagctgctgttagctcagtttgttagttgggctgcctggactgtgagctcagaagaagaagaagaaggagtagTTTTCAGGCCCAGAGGTCAGCTGACCTCTGGGCCTGaaaactacttcttcttcttcttctggaataatggcagaggagcagagagtgaagaggacgctgacggaggaagctaagaagagaaaaggagagagtgagcgagcaagaagccgccggacaagagtaaatgtgggactgacttttagtggttggtgagagcttggtgaaataaaaggctgaaagacagacgccgagctgggctgactgtcTGAGGAGGAAGGACTCACCTTTCACCTtttcacacactcatacaaactgtttacacacacacacacacacacacacacacacacagtttataaGCCCGGTCAGTTCACAGGGTTTAGGattagtgtgtgttttagagtgtgtgtgttgactttgCATCCATCACTTGACCGTCAGTCAGACTTGCACTTGAagctgctctcacacacacacacacacacacacacacacacacacacagaatttcACACATTCCTGAGGTGTCTGCAGTCCGACACACCTGCCAGATGCTGATTGGTctacagtctcacacacacacacagtaacagagcGCAGGTAGAGAACAGCTGGATGAACATGAAACAGTGAACGCCTCACAGCTGCAGCCGAGAGACGTGACGGTCTACAGTCTCCGTCCAATCAGAGCTTGCCATCTGTCATGACCTGCGTGATGTCATCGGGGTCATCAGGTGACAAACATTCATCATATTCATCATCAAGCCCCACCCCCTTTACGCACTGCGGTCCAATCATACTCCAGAAAGCCTCGTTAACGCCCTCCTGTCCTGCACTTACACACGCTACATGCCAActtgactgcagctgctgttagctgctgtgggctcagtctgttagccgggctgacTGTGAGCGCAGAGCACCGCGGGGAGTGTTAGAGTTTGTTATGGACCcccgggaagaagaagacgacgacgacttcaggcccagcagtcagcagcctctacggacatgatggcagaggaggagagagtgaagaggacgctgagaAGAGGAAAGTGGCTGTCCCTGTCCACCTTAAAGACCAGACTGAGGGGAAAGGAGCACCTGCTAAACTTTATTAAACTGTCTCTGTCCTCGGTGTTAATAAAGTTACCCAGCCTCACCCGTCCAGAGCCGCCCTCCTGCCGCCGGCCTTCCCCCCGGCTCCCCTCACCGTCTCCGGCTTCCTGACGTCCAGCCGCAGCGGGGTCGGTGAGCTGCTCCGGCCGGGCTGCACGCCTCCCTCCTCCCGGTCAGGAGGATGCTGAGCCGCGGCGTGAAGGCTGAAGATCCAGCCGGTCCAGACGCACCAGAGCCCGAGCCTCATGTTGTTctaatcaattaattattcaaattaatGAAACTCAATTAAAAGCCCTGCGCGCGCATCGCGAGTGTTTCAGGCTCACAGCGCGTGCCGGACATCTGAGCTCCGCACGAGCTCCGGACACCGGCTTTATGCTGCCTTCAGCCAATAGGAGCCGAGAACGGCAGCATCTGGGCTCCTATTGGCTGACAGCAAAAGAACATCTGAGCAGCCAATAAGATCGCAGGAGGAATGAAAGATGGCAAGGAGGCAAGTGATACTTTATTGTAGAAGTACTACAGTCTAGAAGTAATCTATTACAATGTATTATAgtgtatttattgtttaactGTACGGAAGCCCCAAGCAgtcaaacattcacacagtttatttCCTTTGAGGTCTCAGATGAATCGTGATGTTTCCTCTGGAAAACAACTTTAATACTTCaacagattaaattaaattaaagtatgAAGTTTGACTGCACAGGGCTTCTGTTGACTGTTTTTGACTGAAACAAAAAGTTTGaattaaatctttattatttattgaatccATAAAACACTAATTAAATCATATCACTAATTAAATCACATTGAATTTAATTGAGAAGTTTTCATGACTATcttagtttgatgtttttttatcttgtctTGTAGCGTAGGGCTGAAAACAGATACTCATATAGCATAAGCTGGGCGCCAGACAGGAGCATAAATCAACCTGTCACTCTTCAAATAGAAAAGGATAATGAGTAAATTTAAAAGTATCTGGTTCACAACAAAAGTTCCGCTAGCAGATAGCCCCAGCTACAAAATGAATTCTGGTCACCAAAATATCTGTAAAGGAAAGGTTATTTAATCAATCTGTTAATCccaaacaaaaagataaaccCCTTCACAAATAAATTTCAAGCAATAAATCAAGGGTTtttaccaacaacaacaaattaaatttagGTGTCAAAGaaccaaagaacaaaaatcaCATTCACCATAAAACATCACTGGAGAATGGTTCacttaataaaaataagttCATGCAGTTCATTTGGGCATCCCAAgtagtgtgagagtgtgtgtatgagtgtatggGGGGTGTTCGAATAGTCCAGAAGTTCagttttgtaaatatgtatgcaggtggagatgtgtgtgtggggagaggGTTTGCTGGATCCAGGGATGGTCGAAACAATCCTGAGAGGGGAGAAGAAcctggagagagacaggcagataCCACTTAGCTGTAGGTTGTAAGCCCAGACCAGCTACAGCTCCAAGTGCCGCGCCAGAGACAAGAAGTTTGCCTTTTCCACACACTCCAGCTTTCTGCTCCTGTTGTGCTTGTATATTTCCTTTCCAGCTTATATATGTGTGGATTTCTCCTGCTCACACTCGCTTCCTCCTATTCTCCTCCAGGTGGCCTGTTGTTTGAAAAGATCTCCCTTCCCCCCATCTCACAGGTGCTCTTAATGGTTTCCTAACTCCTCCCCCTTACCTGTGGGGAGGAAATGCAAGTCTGCACTTCCTGCCACAATCtgactttatatatatatatttttattttctctataaataaagttttattttaaagctttaatattaaacaatgcatcatttttattttttatgttttaaagttttttaaagtttaattcttcatcagctgcttttattttgttatttccgTGTCTGCTCTGTATTCCAGAttggggcttttattttgaaggctaCAGCCGGAAGTTATCTTCGCCGTAGTGGCTAACTTGATGCTAAGTCCGAGCTGAGCTCGTGCAGCAGTCCTGTCACTTCATACCGAGCTAACGAACTGAATGAACGTGTCGGAACCGTTTGGACCGGACcagctcgcacacacacacacacacacaccgaaccGTACAGGTACACGCAGGTGGCTAACTAGCGTTAGCTAGCAGCGGAGCTAACCGAGCGGGATGGATCTGTTCGACGACCTGCCGGAACCGACACAGACTTCCGGTGAGTGAGCGGCACGGTACCGACAACCGGAGCCGGACACGGagccagagggagagagagagagccgagGAGAGAGGCTCTGACCCGGACAAGGACAGTTAGCATGCTGCCTCATCAACAGCTGCCTGTCTGTGACTGCAGCCGATGACCATGGTTACACTGACCATGTTTACATTGACCGTGTTTACATTGACCATGTTTACATTGACCGTGTTTACATTGACCATGTTTACATTGACCGTGTTTACATTGACCATGTTTACATTGACCGTGTTTACATTGACCATGGTTACATTGACCGTGTTTACATTGACCGTGTTTACATTGACCATGGTTACATTGACCATGTTTACATTGACCGTGTTTACATTGACCATGGTTACATTGACCGTGTTTACATTCACCGTGGTTACATTGACCGTGTTTACattcacagtggttacattgACCATGGTTACATTGACCGTGTTTACATTGACCGTGTTTACATTGACCATGGTTACATTGACCGTGTTTACATTGACCGTGTTTACATTGACCATGTTTAAATTGACCGTGTTTACATTAACCATGGTTACATTAACCATTTTTACATTAACCATGTTTACATTGACCATGGTTACATTGACCATTTTTACATTAACCATGTTTACATTGACCATGGTTACACTGACCATGTTTACATTGACCGTGTTTTCATTGACCATGTTTACATTGACCGTGTTTACATTAACCATGTTTACATTGACCATGGTTACATTAACTATGTTAACATTGACCATGGTTACACTGACCGTGTTTACATTGACCATGGTTACATTGACCATTTTTACATTGACCATGGTTACACTGACCATGTTTACATTGACCGTGTTTACATTGACCATGTTTACATTGACCGTGTTTACATTGACCGTGTTTACATTGACCATGGTTACATTGACCGTGTTTACATTGACCATGGTTACATTGACCATGTTTACATTGACTGTGTTTACATTGACCATGGTTACATTGACCATGGTTACATTGACCATGTTTACATCTAAAGACTTTACATGTTTATAACAATCAGAGTTTAGAaactaaaacattcaaattaaagatgacaaaataaaacagcacattCATTTATAATAgtttattaatatataacaaaacacaaagctgatAGTGGAATAATGTAtggatgaatattttatattatgtaatgattaataagtgtgtgtggtggcagtGTTCCATTATTGGACGTTAAATTCACTCCTGgtaatttatttcatatttatttattgtttttaaaagattttattCGTCTTCATCTCGACTGATCGATTAATCGATGAGTCACCAAACGtctccttgtgtttttttgatgaGTCATGGTCAGCGTGCGCTGCGTCATCGCTCTGTCTGCTCTGATTCTTCTTCAGCTGTTCCAGGAGCTCGACCTCTGtccaccaaagaagaagaggaggaggaggaagaggaggaggaggaggaggagaggaggttcAAACGAAGACGAGGAgatggagctgaggaggagcaggaggaggtcaAGAGAGTTTGTAAAGAAGGTTTTCAGCTTCACCACAATGtttgtcttctcttcttctctcgtTAAGCATCGCGTCCGCCGTGTGAGCGCCGTGTGCACGCTGACCCGTGTGTTGTCCTGCAGGTCTTCCCGTGCTCAGAGGTTACGTGGCGGCGCGGCGCGGCGAGCGGGACGAGATGCAGGACGCTCACGTGCTGCTGCCGGACATGAACGGCTACCTGTCCGCTCTGCCAGGAAGAGTGTAAGACCGCCAACAGGAAGTGCTCAGGGCGGGGGCGGGGCCAGGGCGCGAGCGTCTGTCTGACGTGTCCCCGTGTTTGTCTCGCAGGTCTCGGGTTTCGTACTTCGCCGTGTTTGACGGTCACGGAGGAGCTCGAGCGTCACGATTCGCTGCAGAGAATCTTCACCACAACCTCGCCAAGAAGTTCCCGAGCGGTGAGTTTTAAAGGGACGGTACGCCAGCGAGCACGACCTCGGACCAGCACCGGGTTATTCCAGGTTTGGTGTCTGACGTTCTGATTGGTCAGTCGTGGTTCTTGTCCTCACGTGTCTCTTCCAGGAGAAACTGAAAACGTGGACAAGCTGATAAAGAAATGTCTTGTGGACACTTTCCGGCAGACGGACGAAGACTTCCTGAAGAAAGCTTCCAGCCAGTAAGAAACAGACTGTACGGCTAacgtgctaacgtgctaatggCGAGCTCGCCACTAACCGCTAACGTGTCTTTGAAACAGGAAGCCGGCGTGGAAGGACGGCTCCACGGCGACCTGCGTGCTCGTGGTGGACGACACGGTGTACGTGGCCAACCTGGGAGACAGCAGGGTATGCTGGGATTGTTTCAGCGTTACCACGGTAACACACAGGCGAGGTCATGTGATGGacgtcctgtctgtctccaggcGGTGCTGTGTCGGACAGAAGCGACGGCGGCGGGCGGCGAGCGGAGGGCGGTGACGCTGGCTCTGAGTAAAGAACACAACCCGACCATCTacgaggagaggatgaggatcCAGAGAGCAGGAGGCACCGTCAGGTACGGCGCCAGGACTGGAAACGCCTGGAAAACATCCTGGAAACACCTAGaaacaccgtgtgtgtgtgtgtgtgtgtgtgtgtgtgtgtgtgtgtgtttcagggacGGCCGGGTGCTCGGCGTCCTCGAGGTGTCTCGCTCCATCGGTGACGGTCAGTACAAACGCTGCGGAGTCATCTCAACGCCCGACCTGAGGAGGTGTCAGCTCACAGCCAATGACAGGCGAGAACACAGACACCCGCTCACTGCTGATTGGCTAGATGAAGAGATaacccctccccctccccgtGACGTCACGTTTGTCCCCTCCGTGTCTCCGTAGGTTCGTCCTCCTCGCCTGTGATGGTCTGTTCAAAGTGTTCTCTGCTGATGAAGCTGTGAAGTTCGTCCTCGGCGTGCTGCAGGTCTGACAGCTAAACCTCCTGTTTACACCCcaaagcatcatgggaaatgtagttagTTCTTGTTTCCTCCACAGGAGGGCGGCGTGGAGCAGGGGGCGGGGCTAAC encodes the following:
- the ilkap gene encoding integrin-linked kinase-associated serine/threonine phosphatase 2C isoform X2, coding for MDLFDDLPEPTQTSAVPGARPLSTKEEEEEEEEEEEEEERRFKRRRGDGAEEEQEEVKRVCLPVLRGYVAARRGERDEMQDAHVLLPDMNGYLSALPGRVSRVSYFAVFDGHGGARASRFAAENLHHNLAKKFPSGETENVDKLIKKCLVDTFRQTDEDFLKKASSQKPAWKDGSTATCVLVVDDTVYVANLGDSRAVLCRTEATAAGGERRAVTLALSKEHNPTIYEERMRIQRAGGTVRDGRVLGVLEVSRSIGDGQYKRCGVISTPDLRRCQLTANDRFVLLACDGLFKVFSADEAVKFVLGVLQEGGVEQGAGLTDEELRFDAACQQLASEAVRRGCADNVTVILLSIGY
- the ilkap gene encoding integrin-linked kinase-associated serine/threonine phosphatase 2C isoform X1 → MDLFDDLPEPTQTSAVPGARPLSTKEEEEEEEEEEEEEERRFKRRRGDGAEEEQEEVKRVCKEGLPVLRGYVAARRGERDEMQDAHVLLPDMNGYLSALPGRVSRVSYFAVFDGHGGARASRFAAENLHHNLAKKFPSGETENVDKLIKKCLVDTFRQTDEDFLKKASSQKPAWKDGSTATCVLVVDDTVYVANLGDSRAVLCRTEATAAGGERRAVTLALSKEHNPTIYEERMRIQRAGGTVRDGRVLGVLEVSRSIGDGQYKRCGVISTPDLRRCQLTANDRFVLLACDGLFKVFSADEAVKFVLGVLQEGGVEQGAGLTDEELRFDAACQQLASEAVRRGCADNVTVILLSIGY